Genomic segment of Salvia hispanica cultivar TCC Black 2014 chromosome 2, UniMelb_Shisp_WGS_1.0, whole genome shotgun sequence:
CTCCGAGCACGATCAGGACCACCTTGTCGCTGAACACCCGGCCGAAGACCACGAGCGGCTCGTCGCGGAGGAAGTAGAGGAAGAGCCACACCGCGAGCATCGCGAGGAAGACGATGAGCGAGATCGGGTGCCAGAGGAGGCTGAGGAACACGATCGCGAGCGCGACGATGGCGTAGTTCATGCTGAAGTAGGCGAGATTCGTGCGCACGCGCGCCAACGACTCGCGGAGGGAGCGCGGCAGGTCGAGGCTGTGGACGTCGGCCAGCTCGGCCCAGGGGCGGCGCGCGCCGAGGCCCTCCTTGATGCGGTCCTTGGCGCGGGAGATGTACTCGAGGCTGACGGAGGTCGCCGCCGGGGAGGAGGAGGTCGGGATTGTGCCGTAGCTCGACATTTTTTCCGGCGAGGGCGGCGggaatttggggattttgggGAAAAGGGGGAAAATTGGAAAGGGGGAGATGAAAGAGGGGATTGGGGGTGTAAATGAAGAAGCGTGGACGTAATGTAGGGAATAAATTATTCCGGTGAGACACGTGGGTGTGTTGAGTATATGCTCAAGTGGATCtacgatttttatttttatagtctttaaataaaatttgatttatgtacattaattaatgatttctacttatttaattagtaagaATATCAATTCCAAAAgttttgattgaatttgtGACATGGTGTTAGAAAATACACCCTCTATCCTCTAAATATTTTGACcagacacgaattttaaaaaatataataaaaagtgagttaaaaaagtagATAAGAAATATgtcttatttttaaagtattactATCTCCGtctcccaaattttgacacaatttactattttggtccgtccttgcaaaatttgacacacttcactttttcgAAAATACGcatttactttaattaaaattacgacAAAATACTAAGATtcaatttacgacacatatacggaaaaaattcgcataatttgtttaaataaaaaaagacattaactaaaaataaaaaaaaattacataataataaaaattccggcttccacacacgagccaccgcccacTCTACctcacaatttattaaaaaatacattaaaaaaacgTTACAGATGCTCGATCGAACGTGGGTCAAGGGGGGCGACGCCCCTTGCCATGGGGGTCCGGGGCGCGGAGAAGCCACCGGCCCGACGGtatgacatgtttctgttttagttcttaattttgtattgggcctaggttgttgttgtccatcgttAAATGTTGTTCTTGTACAGtatagagaaaatcgcgtttatataggtttaaaaaaaaaaacgaaaataggCGTCAGTTTCATCTAGCCGATCGCgccgcatcggccagcgcatcggccagcccTAGCCGATCGTCTAGCCGATTTGCCGCGCCTCAATGGTTCGGATAGCCACCTAAAGCAATAAGGACTGACCTGCATAGCCGgtggctagccgccattgagatgctctaataaaaaacagagttttaaaaagtagataaaaaataggtcctacttttaaagtattataaCCTTCATTCCCCAAATTTTCAGATACGCTTACTATTTCTACTGTTCGAAAATTTCATTACTACCATTTTTTACCATTTGCAAGAGTGGACcacatttcattaactcattccctactcacattttattataaaactaatactttaaaagtatgatccacatcccaccaatctctttttcaactcacttttattAACTCCTCCGTCCCCATCAAAacttgagacaaaacttttgggcactgagataataatttatattaaataaatagagagatgaaaaaagataaagcaagagagagtaaagtaaatgatggaataaagtaagagtgattagatgttttgtcttttgttaaaagaaggaaatgactcaactttgtttagacgtactaaaatgaatacgactcaactacctTACTAGgagtacatttcttaaaactcaagGTCAAAggccaaaatttataaagatgagggtgtttattattaaaatgagtgaGAATAGACTAGTAGAATGTTAGATCTACTATTaaatatggtaaaaaaaagtaaaatgtgacaaattttgtgggatggataaaaatgaaaaaatgtaacaaaatttCAGGGATGGATGgtgaatgaaaattttttaCCGTACCGTTGTATATCTATGTCTAAGAGTGATATTGAGTAGAGATTTcactatattttttgatatcaTTTACTAGTATAAGAACAACTCATTTGGTGCAAATTGGGAAATTGTCCAAACCAAACAATCAAAGTCATGATTTTTGGCAATCTTTTAAAAGATTTACATATACCTAACATTCTTGTGTCAACGAGCAAGAGATTTAGAAAATGTTTGATAGTGTAATGAAATGAGAatggagtagaataaaaattaaaatataatgacTATTCCCATTAATTGGGGAAGAAATGGATATTGCCTAATTTAGTGGGGAtgataattactactactactactaaagaAGAGTTATACCAAATCATTTCATCATCTCCTTGATCATAATTGAATGAGCATTTCACCACCTAGCTTATTTATGACTTCATAAATCGAATTATATAAACCTATAATCTCATTCCATGATAATGAGTATTTTTTCAGTCTtgctttttagtataaaaaatagttacaatataaaatgagtgTATTTTCCTCCAAAGTGGTGGATAAGTCTAACTTGCTTGAGATACAATTTCATACTTATATCCATCctaattagagagaaaaagagtaaCTATAAATTTTAAGCAATCGTTATTCGAGAAATTTGTAGTAAGTACATGCCAAAATCAAGCTAATATGTTGTCAATTAAGATGCATATAAGGTCGATGAAAACTAATGAAATTTGTCTTTACTaagtattttgtttctttataatttttgggCTTATATTGTTATCCATTGACACATATTAGAAAGATGTTCAAAGACAAAACTTAATcttttatataatagtttCATCGAGAAAACTCTAGCACATTTTGTTGCGCTTATAGAATTTAATAATAAGCTTGAATgttgaaaaagagaaataaagagtTGATGGTGAATGGGTATGGTAGAGTGATAGTATTAAGATATGGAATTATATttgaacataaatataaataatttaatttgtgtgtAGATCACGTTGGTAGGACCGTATGAGTTCAAGTTCACAAGTTATGGagtaattttatcattatataatGTTGCAATCAATTGAAAAACTAGGGGCCACCTCTCATTGTTATCTCCTCCTTTTTTGCCAATTGGATTTGCTCAActtattctttaaaattaaactattagattaaattaaaatttccatTGACTACATCGAATCAATGAATATGTGTACCAATAGTTTTGCTTTCTTGATAGCTTTAATTTTAGGGATATTGGCtgtaatatcacgaaacttttaaaaagttgagtttttcctgaactttaaaattggcaaataatatcactgAACTTTACCCTGTGTTTGTTTTCTTCCCACGGATAAAAAAGTtctcacaaataatattatgatacagatttgttttcgtaatttctcgacaacaattttgaaagtttcaagtttttcaatctttgaagatagtttttcttgaagcacaccctccaaaattgttcttcaatctattaataacataaattttttcattcatggGAAAAACAAACTCGGgctaaagttcgtgatattatttgtcaattttaaagttcgtggaaaaaatataactttttgaaaatttcatgatattagatgccaatatccttaatttttattgaaacatAGAGAATGATGTGAAAAGCTTTAATagtgaaatttgattttgagaaaCTCATCAAAgtacaaaacaaaagaaaaccccccaaaaaattgatgagattgcataaaaacaaaaggtaaaaaataaaaaaataaaaacaaataatatccaatccctacaaaataacaaagtTGGTTGTATAAAGTAGAAACACATTTCCAACTAACCCCCTCACATGGGTATGGGCTTTGGGCTTTTTCTTGTTGGACCCAAATGTGGATAAGACCGCACTCATCAAAGTGGGCCCAATACTAACAAGAATGCCTTACTTTCACCACGTGGCTTGTTTTTCcactaatttataataaaaaaaattaaataaatacaaatactaACTTTCatcgaaataaaataaattcaattattgtGGGGGGCCTTCAGAAATGTCTAATGTCACGTGTCCACGACATTG
This window contains:
- the LOC125207581 gene encoding PRA1 family protein F2-like; translated protein: MSSYGTIPTSSSPAATSVSLEYISRAKDRIKEGLGARRPWAELADVHSLDLPRSLRESLARVRTNLAYFSMNYAIVALAIVFLSLLWHPISLIVFLAMLAVWLFLYFLRDEPLVVFGRVFSDKVVLIVLGVLTIFVLLFTGATTEILSALLVAAVVVLIHAVVRRTDNLSPDEESAGLLRSASPPSS